From the genome of Rhodospirillaceae bacterium:
TTCACGACCTTGTTGAGTTTTTTCCAGACAACAGGCTTCAAAAGCTTTTTCATATGATCGCGGCTTTTGATCAGATACGGCATATCGAAAATGCCGAAAGAGTCTGAAACCGAAGACATCACAGAAGAGGGTAATGAAAAAGTAATTGTTCCCAGTTTCAGCTTTTTCAGGAGTTCTTTGTCTTTCCCCAATTGGCTGGAACCGTATCCAACAACTTTATACCCCTTTCCGGCCAAGGCAGCATTTGCACGCTTGGCAAAGTCGTTGACGGAAAATTCGAATAACGAGCCAGGTTTTCCGACATGGCCGAATTTTAGTTCTTTATCTGCGGCCTGAAGTTGGCTGGAACCAACCATCATAAGACCAGCAACCAGGATGCCCGTGGTTGTCATCATCGCTTTACGGATGTGCATTATTTAATCCTCCCTTGATTTTTCGTATCCAAGTCGATCAACCAACATTCCCCAGATAAATGTTAATTCAACTCCCGGTATTATTTTCTGTACAAATTGTAGTCTGTAATTAGTATAGTGCATCAATGGTGTACAATGTAAACCGAAAAACCGCACCAATAGAGACATACGCGATAGTCCCGGGTTTGAACCCGGCAATGAAAGCTTTTTACAGGGAGGCATTAATGCTTAAAGCGATGACACGAGGAATTCTGCCGGTAGTGGCTGCAGGGGTCGCCCTTGCGGTGGTACAGCCGGTTCAAGCGGCGTATCCCGACAAACCTATCGAACTAATTTGCACGACGTCGCCGGGTTCGGGCGCTGCGCGTTGGTGCCACCTAGTGGCTACGCACTTGAAGCAAAAAGACTTTTTAGGCGTTCCGGTTAACGTCGTTTTCAAAAGTGGCGGTTCCAACCATGAGCCTGTCGTCTACACACAGGGTAAGAAAGCCGACGGCTACACCCTGATGCACATGAGCGGCAGTTTCACCGGCTACTTCAACCTTCCGCACTATAAATTCCACTATAAAGACTTCACCCTGATCGCGCGGATGGAACAGCACCTCTATGCGGTTGCCGTTCATGCCGACAGTCCGTGGAAGACATATGCGGACGTGGTTGCCTATGCCAAAGCCAACCCTGGAAAATTGTCGATGGGGTCCAACAAAATCGGATCAATCCACCACCGTCACCAGGAATTACTACACAAGACTGCTGGCATCAAAATCCGTTTCGTGCCCTACAAAGGTACCGGCGACGTGGTTAAAGACGTGATCGGCAAGCACCTGAAGATCGGTTTTGCGCAGCCCGGCAAGTGGATTCCACATGTCAAAGCTGGCAAGGCGCGGATGCTTTTGTTGCTCAATGAAACACGCCTGACCAAACACCCCTTGGTGAAAGACGTGCCGACACCTGGAGAACTCGGGCATAAGTATAGCATCCCGCATCAGTTCCAGGGTTTCATGGTCAAAAAGGGAACGCCTGCGGATCGCATTGCAAAGTTGCAAGAAGCAATGTCCAGGGTCTCTACGACCAAGGCCTATCAAAAATACATGAAAAAACAGCCGCACGTGATTCCGAATTTCAGTGGCGATCTGAAAAATCTGGATAGTGAGTTCAGTTCCGGTCTCAAAAGCACGCGAAAGCTGATGATCAAGCTTGGAATCCTTAAGGGCTCCTGAGTTAGAAACTAAACTGCCACAACGCCGGAACCGTTCCCTTTGGGGGTGGTTCCGGCGCTTTTTTTACCAACGCCTTGATACGACCGTTCCGGTCCGGGAAACTAGGATATGGATGACGAAGAAACAGCCGTAACAAGTAAGGTGCTTTTAACGACGGGCGACTTGTTTGCTGTTGGTGCGGTCCTCGCTGGTACTCTTTACCTGCTCTACGAAACCTTCAGTATGTCGCCGCCGATGTTACCGGGCTATCCCGGTGATTCCTTTTTTCCTCGGCTTTCCATTGTGCTTATTCTTATGTGCGGTGTTCCTCTTATATTTACCCGATACCGTGACCATGTGATGGGCCGGGGTGAGCTTGAGGGTGAAAAGGATGAAACATTCAGTATCGATATCCGCGGCTTTCTAATTGTTACTGCAGTTGCATTGTCTTTTCCGTTTCTCCTGCCGATCTTTGGATTTGAAATCGTCACGTTTTCAATTCTAACGTTATGGTTTGCGACTCGGTTTAATGAGTATGTCACCGCCGAAACAATGACGACGGATATTGTTGTCAAAGTCCTTGTTAGGGCTGCGGTCATGGCTCTAGTCACCATGTGCCTGCTTTATTTTATATTCGTGATTATGCTGAATGTGTCGATGCCGGTGATGTTCTTTCCTAAATATATTGATTTCGGACTCTAAAACCCCATGCTCGATCTCCTCAATCACGCGGGCCCTGCGTTCGCCTTCATCATACAACTGCCGACCCTCGGTATACTTTTATTAGGGATCATCCTGGGCATACTCTTAGGTGCTTTGCCTGGTTTTGGCAGTTCACAATCGATGGCACTGCTGTTTCCCATGACCTTCGCGATGTCGCCAGAGCACGCGATATTGTTCTTTATCGCGGTTTATTCGGCGGCGGAGTACGGCGGGTCCGTCCCGGCCATTCTCATCCGCACGCCGGGCACACCTGCCCAAGCGGTGACGGTCCTGGACGGCTATGCCATGACTCGCAAAGGTTTGGCCGGCAAGGCGTTAAAAATTTCGCTGATATCCGGCGTCCTCGGTGGATTGATCAGCACCATGATCTTTATCGTCGGCGCAACCTCCCTAGCGGAAATTGGCTTGCAGTTCGGACCGGGTGAAATGTTTGCGCTTGGGATATTTGGGCTTTCTATTATTGGAACCTTCTTCGGTAAAAGCCCGGCCAAAGGATTTCTGGCCGCGGGCATTGGCCTGATGATGGGAACAATCGGCAGTTCCGGGTTCGGCGGGCTCCGATTTACCTTCGATCAAGGCTACCTGATGGACGGACTCCCGCTGATCGTTGTGGTCATTGGTTTGCTGGCGGCACCCGAAGGGTTCCGCCTCCTCGTCGATCATCGCAAGACAATCGAGCCCACCATCGCCACCGTTGATGCAGAAGAATTGAAGGAAAAAAATAAGATAACGTCGCTCGATATCAGACGACTGATCCCGACCTGGATTCGGTGCAGTTTGATCGGCACGGCCATTGGTATCATTCCGGGTGCCGGCGCATCGGTCGGCTCATTAGTAGCCTACAATGAGGAAAAGCGCTGGTCGAAACGTGGCGACCAATTCGGAACTGGGGTCGAGGAAGGATTGGCAGCACCCGAAATTTCCAACAATTCTGTCGTCGCTGGAACCTTGGTGCCGTCGCTGACGCTCGGCATTCCAGGCTCAGGTGCCGCCGCGATCTTGCTCGGCGTCTTGATCACCAAGGGTGTCGTGCCGGGTCCGATGCTGTTTGAAGAACAGCCACAGTTCATCATGACCGTGTTCTTAGGCCTGATCGTCGGCAACTTTATCATGTTGGCTATTGGCCTAATTGGGGCGCGCTCGTTTGCGATGGTCGCGAAAATTCCCCGCCGTATCTTAGGCCCATTTGTGATGATCCTGATCGTCATCGGCACTTATGCCTACGCGAACTATGGCGCACATGTGGTCATGGCGCTGGTGATCGGGGCCATCGCTTATTACTTCGACAAGCTCTCCATCCCGGCAGTCCCCATCGTGCTGGCATTCGTCATGGGGCCGATCATCGAACTCAACATGAACCGCGCAATGACCATTCACGCAGGCGACATGATGGTGGTGCTCACCCGCCCGATTACGGTAACAATTCTGCTTGCGTCGCTGGCAACCATTTACTTTGGCATTAGCAGAACCCGGAAAGATCGGCTGATCGAAGAAGATTAGTGTGACTAAAAAATTAGTGTCTACAGGATTGGTGTTGCTCATTGTAAAAAACGTATATTTGCTGCCGAGGCTTACCTTGAATTGCTGCTAAGTGTCTGGTGTTCCCCTCATCGTCCATAAGGGGTCCTAGCGAGGCAGAGGTATGCCACCCGATGCCATGTAACTGATTATGATTGATAATTTAGTATGCCTGAAGATACGAAGTTTATGTTAAGCATCCCACCTGACAACAACGACTCCCGCATCGTCATCCTCGATCGCGAATTCGTCGATAAGCTCGTCTGCAAAAGCTTGGGCATTAGTGGTTCGGCGAACACGCGTTGCGACTAGGCGAAGCGTCTCCGGCAGGCCATCGGTCCAGAACAACACTAAATCACGGCGCCCGAGTTGCCGTTGCTCAATAATCGTCGGATTAATGCCCTCGCCGACAATGCCGTAGATGCCACCAAGGTATTGGATTTTATGACCGATAATGGCACAGCGCGTATTGCCCACGCTGGTATATTCCAACGTGCCTGTGGACTTATCGATTCGTGTCACGGCCATGGCGGCTCCGCGACTCCCGCGCAATTCCTCATCGCAGCCCTGCATCATTTCGGCCAGGTCCATACCTCTATTTTTCTCGACAAAGTGAACTGCCTTGCGCGCCGCCAGTTCCGCGTCTTCGCCGTGGCCGAGACCATCGACCATGCAAATCAGAGTCGTATCCGCGTCGAGCCAAACCCCGGCCTGGTCACCACTGAAACGACCAAGCTTAAAGGGGCGAATGGAAATGCCGATGCGGACCGGATCATTTGCTATTTCGGTGGGACGGTCAGACATGTGGATTCCCATGCATATCTAGTTCTATCGCAACGACCGTGCCTTGATCTCCGGTCTCTATATGAAAATAATCCGCCAATCGTTTGACTCCAGGCAGTCCGACCCCAAGCGTTGCGCCCGTGCTGTAGCCATCGGTCATTGCTGCATCGACATCGGCGATGCCGGGGCCTTGGTCCCGACAGGTGCAGCGCACAAGGATCCGGCCCCCAATGTGCTGAAGCTCAAATTCGCAGGTGCCCTGTCCCGCATACTTCAGGATGTTACGTGTGAGTTCTGAAACGATCGTCGTCAGACGAACCTCCTCGCGTTCGCCAAGTCCGCCGCGATGGGCAATGGTACGCGCATGCTTTCGGGCACGGCGGACATCGTTCTCCGTCACGATGTCGAGGCTGGATTGAAAACGTGAACTCATGGGCCGTTACTCACTTCCTCGTTTGCAGATGTCTCCAAGATAAGCTCGTCAGAGGAGGCCCTTTCCTTACCCTCGGAATTTTCGTTCACGCTGTCCTCTTCAGCGGTCTCATCTTCGCTGGGTCTTGAAATCGAGTCCTGTAACAAAGTGAGACCCTCGCCGATGTTGAGGACCGTACGTATACCTGAGATGACATCGCCGAGTTCGACTAATGTCAGTGCGACCTTTGGTTGGACGCCAGAAAGAACGACCTCGCACCCCAACAAGCGCGCCATTGCGCCTGTTTCACTAATCATATTGGCTTGATAGGAATCAATCATCTGTAGCGACGTTACATCCATCAGTACGGCCGTATCGCCGGTCTGTTTAATCATCTCCAAGAGGTCGGCCTGAAGATTGAGCGCATCGCGGTCTGTCATGTCGTCTTGGAACGACGTTAGTAAAATACCACCATGACGGAGGATTGGAACCTTCATACGATTAACCCTGCTCGCGTGTCATTCGCACACCTTGGAGTCGCAGTGCTTCTTCGACGCCCGAACGGAGCGATCCTTTTGTGGTGACTTGCGAGAGATCGACGCCAAGCTGTACCAGGGTTTGAGCGCCGGTTGGCTTCATACCCGTTAGGATCACGTCGGAGCCCAACATTTTTGCCGCCGCCACTGCCTTCAGCAGGTGCCGCGCCACGTCGGTATCGATGACCGGCACGCCGGTGACGTCGAGGATCGCGACGTTTGCCTGGCATTCGGCGATAGTTTCCAGAAGCCGGGTGATCATCTCGGTTGCCCGATCCCCATCGATGGCACCGATAAGAGGCATCAACACGATGCCACTCATCAGTTGGATGGCCGGGGTCGAGAGTTCCAAGAGCGAACGCTGTTGTGCTTCGATCAAGGCTTCGGCCTCCTTGCGCTCGCTGACGTCACGGATGATCGCGACGAACTTGCGGCTGCCGTCGACTTCGATTTCGCTGATAGATAGGTCAATGGGAAATTCGGTGCCATCCTTGCGGCGGCCCTC
Proteins encoded in this window:
- a CDS encoding tripartite tricarboxylate transporter substrate binding protein; protein product: MLKAMTRGILPVVAAGVALAVVQPVQAAYPDKPIELICTTSPGSGAARWCHLVATHLKQKDFLGVPVNVVFKSGGSNHEPVVYTQGKKADGYTLMHMSGSFTGYFNLPHYKFHYKDFTLIARMEQHLYAVAVHADSPWKTYADVVAYAKANPGKLSMGSNKIGSIHHRHQELLHKTAGIKIRFVPYKGTGDVVKDVIGKHLKIGFAQPGKWIPHVKAGKARMLLLLNETRLTKHPLVKDVPTPGELGHKYSIPHQFQGFMVKKGTPADRIAKLQEAMSRVSTTKAYQKYMKKQPHVIPNFSGDLKNLDSEFSSGLKSTRKLMIKLGILKGS
- a CDS encoding C4-dicarboxylate ABC transporter permease, coding for MLDLLNHAGPAFAFIIQLPTLGILLLGIILGILLGALPGFGSSQSMALLFPMTFAMSPEHAILFFIAVYSAAEYGGSVPAILIRTPGTPAQAVTVLDGYAMTRKGLAGKALKISLISGVLGGLISTMIFIVGATSLAEIGLQFGPGEMFALGIFGLSIIGTFFGKSPAKGFLAAGIGLMMGTIGSSGFGGLRFTFDQGYLMDGLPLIVVVIGLLAAPEGFRLLVDHRKTIEPTIATVDAEELKEKNKITSLDIRRLIPTWIRCSLIGTAIGIIPGAGASVGSLVAYNEEKRWSKRGDQFGTGVEEGLAAPEISNNSVVAGTLVPSLTLGIPGSGAAAILLGVLITKGVVPGPMLFEEQPQFIMTVFLGLIVGNFIMLAIGLIGARSFAMVAKIPRRILGPFVMILIVIGTYAYANYGAHVVMALVIGAIAYYFDKLSIPAVPIVLAFVMGPIIELNMNRAMTIHAGDMMVVLTRPITVTILLASLATIYFGISRTRKDRLIEED
- a CDS encoding SpoIIE family protein phosphatase codes for the protein MSDRPTEIANDPVRIGISIRPFKLGRFSGDQAGVWLDADTTLICMVDGLGHGEDAELAARKAVHFVEKNRGMDLAEMMQGCDEELRGSRGAAMAVTRIDKSTGTLEYTSVGNTRCAIIGHKIQYLGGIYGIVGEGINPTIIEQRQLGRRDLVLFWTDGLPETLRLVATRVRRTTNAQAFADELIDEFAIEDDDAGVVVVRWDA
- a CDS encoding anti-sigma regulatory factor, translated to MSSRFQSSLDIVTENDVRRARKHARTIAHRGGLGEREEVRLTTIVSELTRNILKYAGQGTCEFELQHIGGRILVRCTCRDQGPGIADVDAAMTDGYSTGATLGVGLPGVKRLADYFHIETGDQGTVVAIELDMHGNPHV
- a CDS encoding STAS domain-containing protein, translated to MKVPILRHGGILLTSFQDDMTDRDALNLQADLLEMIKQTGDTAVLMDVTSLQMIDSYQANMISETGAMARLLGCEVVLSGVQPKVALTLVELGDVISGIRTVLNIGEGLTLLQDSISRPSEDETAEEDSVNENSEGKERASSDELILETSANEEVSNGP
- a CDS encoding PAS domain S-box protein — translated: MNAKKTSAANGTEVDYEYLSSIVENVIDVIVAINEQGTIEKANPAIEELFGYSVEEVIGQNVKLLMPQRYSREHDGYLHNYLTTNIPKIIGTGRTVEGRRKDGTEFPIDLSISEIEVDGSRKFVAIIRDVSERKEAEALIEAQQRSLLELSTPAIQLMSGIVLMPLIGAIDGDRATEMITRLLETIAECQANVAILDVTGVPVIDTDVARHLLKAVAAAKMLGSDVILTGMKPTGAQTLVQLGVDLSQVTTKGSLRSGVEEALRLQGVRMTREQG